One genomic window of Luteitalea pratensis includes the following:
- a CDS encoding DinB family protein — protein sequence MASTNTPEPTMFISTDALLGHWQGHRRLTRRVIEMFPDDQLFTFSIGGMRTFGDLANELLSTAGPMAHGLATLEWGGYAPPKSTSKAEILRLWDEGTTADAESPRAERRRASVPGRAFTTLPPVHQRVLRERLRRISFLDGMPNTALTSTVDPDAPAPVYDLTIRAGVLHENVSELLTNKERTCFDFDGSARTVVIGAGTLEAIV from the coding sequence ATGGCGAGCACGAACACACCTGAGCCGACGATGTTCATCTCCACCGATGCACTGCTCGGGCACTGGCAGGGCCACCGCCGACTGACGCGGCGGGTCATCGAGATGTTCCCCGACGACCAGCTGTTCACGTTCTCGATCGGCGGCATGAGGACATTCGGGGACCTCGCCAACGAACTGCTCAGCACGGCTGGACCAATGGCGCACGGGTTGGCGACGCTCGAGTGGGGCGGCTACGCGCCGCCGAAGTCAACGTCGAAGGCCGAGATCCTTCGGCTCTGGGACGAGGGCACGACCGCCGACGCCGAAAGCCCACGTGCTGAGCGACGCCGAGCGTCAGTCCCTGGCCGGGCGTTCACGACGCTGCCACCCGTACACCAGCGTGTGCTGCGTGAACGTCTGCGTCGGATCAGCTTCCTTGATGGGATGCCCAACACGGCGCTGACGTCGACGGTCGATCCGGATGCACCAGCGCCTGTGTACGACCTGACGATCCGCGCCGGCGTGCTGCACGAGAACGTGTCCGAGCTCCTCACCAACAAGGAACGCACCTGCTTCGACTTCGACGGGTCGGCGCGGACGGTCGTGATCGGGGCTGGCACGCTCGAAGCCATCGTGTAG
- a CDS encoding secondary thiamine-phosphate synthase enzyme YjbQ: MMRQTLVTLKVATKGRGFHEITRDVQGRVAQAGVQTGLCTLHLQHTSASLLIQENADPDVRRDFERFFARLVPDGDALFVHTAEGDDDMPAHVRTALTTVNLSVPVSGGRLCLGTWQGIYVWEHRRVPHTRSVVVHVIGDER; this comes from the coding sequence ATGATGCGCCAGACGCTCGTCACGCTGAAGGTTGCGACGAAGGGCCGCGGGTTCCACGAGATCACGCGCGACGTCCAGGGGCGGGTCGCGCAGGCAGGCGTGCAGACGGGCCTCTGCACGCTCCACCTGCAGCACACCTCCGCCTCGCTGCTGATCCAGGAGAACGCCGACCCCGACGTGCGTCGTGACTTCGAGCGGTTCTTCGCGCGGCTGGTGCCGGACGGCGATGCGCTCTTCGTCCACACCGCAGAGGGCGACGACGACATGCCAGCGCATGTGAGGACGGCGCTCACGACGGTGAACCTGAGCGTGCCGGTGTCTGGTGGACGGTTGTGCCTCGGCACCTGGCAGGGGATCTACGTGTGGGAGCACCGACGAGTACCGCACACCCGATCGGTCGTCGTTCACGTCATCGGCGACGAGCGGTAA
- a CDS encoding sugar phosphate isomerase/epimerase family protein codes for MSITRRQFGRVALAGVPALGVALRGTVAAAGAQAAAPMSRWAGVQVGLNVPYSLGLGNNIPAEDLLKHLVDLGVGSVELRAQPVEHFLGSPTVRAAAEAAKAREAARAVGQVVPTPQQMAQGGLGSGRTQTPEQVAAARTQADEVRKWRLSVSSSRVKELRQLYAKAGVLIDVLKVDDVYAVSDEELDYFFEMARDLGARAISSELPQARSDTKRIGAFADKHKVFMAYHHHAQGTVALYEEIFGEARYNGANIDIGHWTATHNQSPLPFITKHVDRIPHIHVKDRQLGSNGGQNMPFGQGDTPVRQTLQAIRDGKWDIRPILEFEYRVPEGSTRPAEIRKSFEYCRDALLA; via the coding sequence ATGTCCATCACCAGACGCCAATTCGGACGAGTCGCACTCGCGGGTGTCCCCGCCCTCGGCGTGGCACTACGCGGGACCGTTGCAGCAGCCGGCGCGCAGGCAGCCGCGCCGATGTCGCGCTGGGCCGGCGTGCAGGTGGGGCTCAACGTGCCCTACAGTCTCGGTCTCGGCAACAACATCCCCGCCGAGGACCTTTTGAAGCACCTGGTCGATCTCGGCGTCGGCTCGGTCGAACTGCGCGCGCAGCCGGTCGAGCATTTCCTCGGATCGCCCACGGTGCGCGCCGCCGCAGAGGCCGCCAAGGCGCGCGAGGCAGCCCGCGCGGTGGGCCAGGTAGTGCCGACACCACAGCAGATGGCGCAGGGTGGCCTCGGAAGCGGACGGACGCAGACGCCCGAGCAGGTCGCCGCGGCACGCACGCAGGCGGACGAGGTCCGTAAGTGGCGCCTTTCAGTCTCGTCCAGCCGCGTGAAGGAGCTGCGGCAGCTGTACGCAAAGGCCGGTGTCCTGATCGACGTGCTGAAGGTGGACGACGTCTATGCGGTCTCGGACGAGGAACTCGACTACTTCTTCGAGATGGCGCGCGACCTCGGCGCTCGAGCCATCTCGAGTGAACTGCCGCAGGCGCGCAGCGACACGAAGCGCATCGGCGCCTTTGCCGACAAGCACAAGGTCTTCATGGCCTACCACCACCACGCGCAAGGGACGGTCGCGCTCTACGAGGAGATCTTCGGCGAGGCGCGGTACAACGGCGCCAACATCGACATCGGCCACTGGACGGCGACGCACAACCAGTCTCCGCTGCCTTTCATCACCAAACACGTCGATCGTATCCCGCACATCCACGTCAAGGACCGGCAGCTCGGGAGCAACGGCGGGCAGAACATGCCGTTCGGCCAGGGCGACACCCCCGTCCGCCAGACCTTGCAGGCGATCCGCGACGGCAAGTGGGACATCCGGCCGATTCTCGAGTTCGAATATCGCGTCCCCGAGGGCTCGACGCGTCCGGCCGAGATCCGCAAGAGCTTCGAGTACTGCCGCGACGCGTTGCTGGCCTGA
- a CDS encoding S26 family signal peptidase: MEWYCQERLHRESDPSPASDRRFDEAERRFKTARCASLYRQFKQRRMAALSGVVTRVLLDKMQRKEARVEFVPLKRQYLHLAPLVASGVDRDVRLAHGNMAVAASLITALHRRNSSDSRHWGAVPSDYFWGRISVRWWPSVGRVDGPSARQ; encoded by the coding sequence TTGGAGTGGTACTGCCAGGAGCGCCTGCACCGCGAGTCTGACCCGTCACCCGCCAGCGACCGGCGCTTCGACGAGGCGGAGCGCCGCTTCAAGACAGCGCGGTGTGCCTCGCTCTATCGCCAGTTCAAGCAGCGTCGCATGGCTGCCCTCTCCGGCGTCGTGACACGCGTGCTGCTGGACAAGATGCAGCGGAAGGAGGCGCGGGTGGAATTCGTGCCGCTGAAGCGGCAGTATTTGCACCTGGCGCCGCTGGTGGCGAGTGGCGTAGACCGAGACGTCCGGCTTGCTCATGGCAACATGGCCGTGGCGGCTTCGCTTATCACGGCGCTTCACCGGCGCAACAGCTCGGACAGCCGACACTGGGGCGCGGTCCCGAGCGACTATTTTTGGGGTCGCATCAGCGTTCGCTGGTGGCCATCGGTGGGACGCGTCGACGGGCCGAGCGCCCGTCAGTAG